The Streptomyces sp. Mut1 genome window below encodes:
- a CDS encoding type III polyketide synthase, translating into MTRIAAVHGTLAPYRHTQREVTDMVARTCLPPGADRRVLDRLHANARVRTRNMVLPLERYGELDGFGDANDVFIGAAVDLGADALRGALRTAGLRPEDVDLLMFTSVTGVAAPSVDARLVGRLGLRPDVKRLPVFGLGCVAGAAGVARLHDYLLGRPEDVAVLLSVELCSLTFQRRDATPANLVATALFGDGAAAVVALGAGRGPGDGPEVVATRSRMYPDTEHVMGWDIRDSGFKVLLDPGVPDVVRRYLADDVRGFLAEHGLKPKDVAHWVCHPGGPKVLEAVSDVLSLPEGALDVTWRSLAEVGNLSSSSVLHVLRDTLEQRRPERGSPGLLMAMGPGFCCELVLLRW; encoded by the coding sequence ATGACCCGGATCGCAGCCGTGCACGGCACTCTCGCCCCGTACCGCCACACCCAGCGGGAGGTCACCGACATGGTGGCCCGTACCTGTCTGCCCCCCGGTGCCGACCGGCGTGTCCTGGACCGGCTGCACGCGAACGCGCGGGTGCGGACCCGGAACATGGTGCTGCCCCTGGAGCGGTACGGGGAGCTGGACGGCTTCGGGGACGCCAATGACGTGTTCATCGGCGCGGCGGTGGACCTGGGCGCCGACGCGCTGCGCGGGGCGCTGCGGACGGCCGGGCTGCGTCCCGAGGACGTGGACCTGCTGATGTTCACGTCCGTGACGGGGGTGGCGGCACCCTCCGTGGACGCCCGGCTGGTGGGGCGGCTCGGGCTGCGCCCCGATGTGAAGCGGCTGCCGGTGTTCGGCCTCGGCTGTGTGGCCGGGGCGGCCGGGGTGGCCCGGCTGCACGACTACCTCCTCGGCCGGCCCGAGGACGTCGCGGTCCTGCTCTCCGTCGAACTGTGCTCGCTCACCTTCCAGCGGCGGGACGCGACGCCCGCGAACCTGGTGGCGACCGCGCTGTTCGGTGACGGGGCGGCGGCCGTGGTCGCACTCGGCGCGGGCCGGGGCCCCGGCGACGGGCCGGAGGTGGTGGCCACGCGCAGCCGGATGTATCCGGACACCGAGCACGTGATGGGCTGGGACATCCGCGATTCGGGCTTCAAGGTGCTGCTCGACCCCGGTGTGCCGGACGTGGTGCGCCGCTATCTGGCGGACGATGTGCGTGGCTTCCTCGCGGAGCACGGGCTGAAGCCGAAGGATGTGGCGCACTGGGTGTGCCACCCGGGCGGGCCGAAGGTCCTGGAGGCCGTGTCCGATGTCCTCTCGCTCCCGGAGGGGGCGCTCGACGTCACCTGGCGGTCGCTGGCCGAGGTGGGCAACCTGTCCTCCTCCTCGGTGCTGCACGTGCTGCGCGACACGCTGGAGCAGCGCCGGCCCGAGCGTGGTTCGCCGGGTCTGCTGATGGCGATGGGCCCGGGATTCTGCTGCGAACTGGTGCTGCTGCGCTGGTAG
- a CDS encoding UbiA family prenyltransferase codes for MGTPDPPRSCAAPAWPFPRTLALARSCHPGPAAAVTVIAAVLGTGAGLDGARTALLVAAVLSGQLSVGWCNDAYDARRDAAAGRGGKPVADGSVSRRTVWAAAFTAALLCVPLSLACGPLAGTVHLTAVAAAWSYNLKLKATVLSWLPYAIGFAALPALAALTVPGGPGPAWWLVTAGALLGVAAHFADVLPDIEDDLRGGVRGLPQRLGPTATRLLLPVPLLAASAILALAPPGPPGPAGTLTLALAIPALLAGLLLARHRRKAPLAAAALIALADVALLAARGSGRA; via the coding sequence ATGGGCACCCCCGACCCCCCGCGCTCCTGCGCCGCGCCCGCGTGGCCGTTCCCGCGCACGCTCGCGCTGGCCCGCTCGTGCCACCCGGGCCCGGCGGCCGCGGTGACCGTGATCGCGGCGGTCCTCGGCACGGGGGCGGGCCTGGACGGCGCCCGCACCGCCCTGCTCGTCGCGGCGGTGCTGAGCGGCCAGCTGTCGGTGGGGTGGTGCAACGACGCGTACGACGCCCGGCGGGACGCCGCGGCCGGCCGCGGCGGCAAACCGGTGGCCGACGGGTCGGTGAGCCGGCGGACGGTGTGGGCGGCGGCCTTCACCGCGGCACTGCTGTGCGTTCCCCTCTCCCTGGCCTGCGGCCCGCTCGCCGGAACCGTGCACCTGACGGCGGTGGCCGCCGCCTGGTCCTACAACCTGAAGCTGAAGGCCACGGTCCTGTCCTGGCTGCCGTACGCGATCGGCTTCGCCGCCCTGCCGGCCCTGGCCGCGCTGACCGTGCCCGGCGGCCCCGGGCCCGCCTGGTGGCTGGTGACCGCCGGCGCCCTGCTCGGAGTGGCCGCCCATTTCGCCGACGTCCTCCCCGACATCGAGGACGACCTGCGCGGCGGCGTACGCGGACTGCCGCAGCGCCTCGGCCCCACCGCCACCCGCCTCCTGCTCCCCGTCCCCCTCCTGGCGGCATCGGCAATCCTCGCCCTCGCCCCGCCGGGCCCACCCGGCCCCGCCGGCACACTGACACTCGCCCTGGCAATCCCGGCACTCCTGGCAGGCCTCCTCCTCGCCCGCCACCGCCGCAAGGCCCCCCTGGCCGCCGCCGCCCTCATCGCACTGGCCGACGTGGCGCTCCTGGCGGCGCGGGGGTCGGGCCGGGCGTGA
- a CDS encoding SDR family NAD(P)-dependent oxidoreductase: MNSQRVTVVTGGSRGIGAAVCVRLADEGHDIALAYRSDSAAAESVADAVRASGRRCVTVRTDTADEADVDRLFDTAAAELGPVTGLVNNAGVSGPVGPLADADAAGMRRALEVNVLGYLLCARRAVRDMTRTGGGAIVNVSSAAATLGSPGEYVHYAAAKGAVDTMTVGLSKETGPAGIRVNAVAPGVIRTEFHADPERPDKLGPGIPLGRPGQPEEIAGAVAWLLSDDASYATGTVLRVAGGR; this comes from the coding sequence ATGAACAGCCAGCGTGTCACCGTGGTCACCGGCGGCAGCCGCGGCATCGGTGCGGCGGTCTGCGTACGACTGGCGGACGAGGGCCACGACATCGCCCTGGCCTACCGCTCCGACTCCGCGGCCGCCGAGTCCGTCGCCGACGCGGTGCGCGCGAGCGGCCGGCGTTGCGTGACGGTCCGGACGGACACCGCCGACGAGGCGGACGTCGACCGGCTCTTCGACACGGCCGCCGCCGAGCTGGGCCCGGTCACCGGCCTGGTCAACAACGCGGGCGTGAGCGGCCCGGTGGGCCCGCTCGCCGACGCCGACGCGGCGGGGATGCGGCGCGCCCTGGAGGTCAACGTCCTCGGCTACCTGCTCTGCGCGCGGCGTGCGGTGCGCGACATGACGCGTACGGGCGGCGGGGCGATCGTGAACGTGTCCTCGGCCGCCGCCACCTTGGGCAGCCCCGGCGAGTACGTGCACTACGCCGCCGCCAAGGGGGCCGTCGACACGATGACCGTCGGCCTGTCCAAGGAGACCGGCCCGGCGGGCATCCGCGTCAACGCGGTGGCGCCCGGAGTGATCCGCACCGAATTCCACGCGGACCCCGAACGCCCCGACAAGCTCGGCCCCGGCATCCCCCTGGGCCGCCCCGGACAGCCCGAGGAGATCGCGGGCGCCGTCGCCTGGCTGCTCTCGGACGACGCGTCGTACGCGACGGGAACGGTCCTGCGCGTGGCGGGCGGACGCTGA
- a CDS encoding HAD domain-containing protein, with translation MTAPDALPLLFLDVDGPLIPFGPRAGGHRTYPQVPLPPGAGTHPLLARIDPALGPLLAALPCQLVWATTWADEANTVVSPRLGLPDLDVVAWPESPEQEERDARAGLHWKTRTLVDRAAGRPFVWVDDEITATDRRWVAARRTGPALLHRVDPAAGLTGAGLRRIGAWLRAV, from the coding sequence GTGACCGCCCCGGACGCGTTGCCGCTGCTCTTCCTCGACGTCGACGGCCCTCTCATCCCGTTCGGCCCGCGCGCCGGCGGTCACCGGACGTACCCGCAGGTCCCGCTTCCGCCCGGGGCGGGCACGCATCCGCTGCTCGCCCGGATCGATCCCGCGCTCGGACCGCTGCTCGCCGCGCTGCCCTGTCAGCTCGTCTGGGCGACGACGTGGGCGGACGAGGCGAACACGGTCGTCTCGCCACGGCTCGGGCTGCCGGACCTCGACGTGGTCGCCTGGCCCGAGTCACCGGAGCAGGAGGAGCGGGACGCGCGGGCCGGGCTGCACTGGAAGACGCGCACGCTGGTGGACCGGGCGGCCGGACGCCCCTTCGTCTGGGTCGACGACGAGATCACCGCGACGGACCGGCGCTGGGTGGCCGCCCGTCGCACCGGCCCGGCCCTGCTGCACCGCGTCGACCCCGCCGCCGGGCTGACCGGCGCGGGCCTCCGGCGGATCGGCGCGTGGCTGCGGGCGGTGTGA
- a CDS encoding isoprenylcysteine carboxyl methyltransferase family protein, with product MIWYAALVLAVAGERVAELALAVRHTRWARARGGVESGRGHYPAMVALHTALLAGCLVEAGTAGRPFVPLLGWAMVAVVLAAQALRWWCVRTLGPRWNTRVVVVPGLPLVTGGPYRLLRHPNYVAVAAEGVALPLVHGAWVTAVVFTVLNALLMAVRVRCEETALASVSPAGAPA from the coding sequence ATGATCTGGTACGCCGCGCTGGTGCTGGCCGTGGCCGGTGAGCGCGTCGCCGAACTCGCCCTCGCCGTGCGCCACACCCGCTGGGCGCGGGCCAGGGGCGGTGTGGAGTCGGGTCGGGGCCACTATCCGGCGATGGTCGCCCTGCACACGGCGCTGCTGGCAGGCTGCCTGGTGGAGGCGGGGACGGCGGGCAGGCCGTTCGTTCCGCTGCTCGGCTGGGCGATGGTGGCGGTGGTCCTGGCCGCGCAGGCGCTGCGCTGGTGGTGCGTCCGTACGCTCGGGCCCCGCTGGAACACCCGGGTCGTCGTCGTACCCGGCCTGCCGCTGGTGACGGGCGGACCGTACCGCCTGCTGCGCCACCCCAATTACGTGGCCGTCGCCGCTGAGGGAGTCGCCCTGCCGCTGGTCCACGGCGCGTGGGTGACGGCCGTGGTGTTCACCGTGCTCAACGCCCTTCTGATGGCCGTGCGGGTGCGGTGCGAGGAGACCGCGCTCGCCTCCGTGTCCCCGGCGGGCGCACCGGCATGA